A part of Roseitalea porphyridii genomic DNA contains:
- a CDS encoding SH3 domain-containing protein: MTEPRDRPVGRGTARLATFTAVALAAGSLIGAAAMLTAGDGEPKLATAPAEQTEQAAPATSVAATEPDTVETQAAEPARTAAADPTPEEPASSPTEPSAATETAATTDAATDTAPATRTLTDTQSLAARFGEPAPQADAPAQPDEALARAAADQPAEPAGTEPGGEIEVAETEAEALAIEERLSAAGAAYFELPPQADDPFEAAISDDVPLPRAFANAWVNMRAGPDNDAEILTVVPGGAEIGAEADCEGWCAVVYEGQRGYIYQSFIRR, from the coding sequence ATGACGGAGCCGCGCGACCGACCGGTCGGCCGGGGCACGGCGCGTCTCGCCACGTTCACGGCGGTGGCACTCGCCGCCGGCTCGCTGATCGGCGCAGCCGCCATGCTGACCGCCGGCGACGGAGAGCCGAAACTGGCGACGGCTCCGGCCGAACAGACCGAGCAGGCCGCACCGGCGACGTCGGTTGCGGCGACCGAACCCGACACCGTCGAAACACAGGCGGCCGAACCGGCGCGGACGGCGGCCGCCGACCCGACGCCCGAAGAGCCGGCTTCGTCTCCGACCGAGCCGTCTGCGGCGACCGAGACCGCCGCGACGACGGATGCCGCGACCGACACGGCGCCGGCGACCCGCACCCTGACGGACACGCAGTCGCTCGCCGCGCGGTTCGGCGAACCGGCCCCACAGGCCGATGCGCCCGCGCAGCCGGACGAAGCCCTCGCCCGCGCGGCGGCGGACCAGCCCGCCGAACCCGCCGGCACGGAGCCCGGCGGCGAGATCGAGGTCGCCGAGACCGAGGCCGAGGCGCTGGCGATCGAGGAACGGCTGTCGGCGGCCGGCGCGGCCTATTTCGAACTGCCGCCGCAGGCGGATGATCCGTTCGAGGCGGCGATTTCCGACGATGTGCCGCTGCCGCGGGCCTTTGCCAACGCATGGGTGAACATGCGGGCCGGCCCGGACAACGACGCCGAGATCCTGACCGTCGTTCCCGGCGGCGCCGAAATCGGTGCCGAGGCCGACTGCGAGGGCTGGTGCGCTGTCGTCTACGAGGGCCAGCGCGGCTACATCTACCAGAGCTTCATCCGCCGCTAG
- a CDS encoding branched-chain amino acid ABC transporter permease, with amino-acid sequence MTDATIDRAPPTQAEETETPVHAIVERRTSPWRAPIAFAFMGAALIATGMFQSPAVALTILNMSLVSALMAMGLNLQWGYAGLFNAGVMGFAALGGVSVVIVSHPPVMEAWSVGGRGLGLSLLIVLAIVATIVFLRSATRGRLRSFLIFATVVAGYFALRPVFGGAVGAIESVDPARTGFIGGLGLPVVFSWLAGGVVAAAVAWIIGKVALGLRTDYLAIATLGISEIVVFVLKNEDWLARGVKNVTGLPRPVPYEIELQQEAWFADLVERVYAGPLAAISDPAARESAKSQFITEFSGYFVDIAYAGLFTIVLLIILALCVRALNSPWGRMMRAIRDNEEAAAAMGKDVTRRHLQTFILGSAIIGIAGAMMTTLDGQFTPGTYNPLRFTFLIWVMVIVGGSGNNLGAVLGGFLIWFTWVQAEPAGSFIVAQITANMDPTTDLYQHLQDIAAPFRLFVMGFVLLVFLRFSPKGILPEKVRHS; translated from the coding sequence ATGACCGACGCGACCATCGACCGCGCACCGCCGACCCAGGCCGAAGAGACCGAGACACCGGTCCACGCCATCGTCGAACGGCGCACCTCGCCATGGCGGGCGCCGATCGCGTTCGCCTTCATGGGCGCGGCGCTGATCGCGACGGGCATGTTCCAGTCGCCGGCCGTGGCGCTGACGATCCTGAACATGAGCCTGGTCTCGGCGCTGATGGCGATGGGGCTGAACCTGCAATGGGGTTATGCGGGCCTGTTCAACGCCGGCGTGATGGGGTTTGCCGCGCTCGGCGGGGTCTCCGTCGTCATCGTTTCGCACCCGCCGGTGATGGAGGCGTGGTCGGTCGGCGGGCGCGGGCTCGGTCTTTCGCTGCTGATCGTGCTGGCGATCGTGGCGACGATCGTCTTCCTGCGTTCGGCGACGCGCGGACGCCTGCGCTCGTTCCTGATCTTTGCGACCGTGGTCGCCGGCTATTTCGCGCTGCGGCCCGTCTTCGGCGGCGCGGTCGGCGCGATCGAGTCGGTCGATCCGGCGCGCACGGGCTTCATCGGCGGGCTGGGCCTGCCGGTGGTCTTCTCGTGGCTGGCCGGCGGCGTCGTCGCCGCCGCCGTCGCCTGGATCATCGGCAAGGTCGCGCTCGGCCTGCGCACCGACTACCTCGCCATCGCCACGCTCGGCATCTCCGAGATCGTCGTGTTCGTGCTGAAGAACGAGGACTGGCTGGCGCGCGGGGTCAAGAACGTCACCGGCCTGCCGCGTCCGGTCCCCTACGAGATCGAGCTGCAGCAGGAGGCCTGGTTCGCCGATCTGGTCGAGCGCGTCTATGCCGGCCCGCTCGCGGCGATCTCCGATCCCGCCGCGCGCGAGAGCGCCAAGAGCCAGTTCATCACCGAGTTCTCCGGCTATTTCGTCGACATCGCCTATGCCGGCCTGTTCACGATCGTGCTTCTGATCATCCTTGCGCTGTGCGTGCGGGCGCTCAATTCGCCCTGGGGCCGGATGATGCGCGCCATCCGCGACAATGAGGAAGCGGCGGCCGCGATGGGCAAGGACGTCACGCGCCGGCATCTTCAGACGTTCATCCTGGGCTCGGCGATCATCGGCATCGCCGGCGCGATGATGACCACGCTCGACGGCCAGTTCACCCCCGGCACCTACAATCCGCTGCGCTTCACCTTCCTGATCTGGGTGATGGTGATCGTCGGCGGCTCGGGCAACAATCTGGGCGCCGTGCTCGGCGGGTTCCTGATCTGGTTCACCTGGGTGCAGGCCGAGCCGGCGGGAAGCTTCATCGTCGCGCAGATCACCGCGAACATGGATCCGACCACCGATCTCTACCAGCATCTTCAGGACATCGCCGCCCCGTTCCGGCTGTTCGTGATGGGCTTCGTGCTGCTGGTCTTCCTGCGCTTTTCGCCCAAGGGCATCCTGCCCGAAAAGGTCCGCCACAGCTGA
- a CDS encoding branched-chain amino acid ABC transporter permease codes for MFPETVDILNALVLMTNFVFVPALAYGSQLALGALGVTLVFGILRFANFSHGDLMAFGTTMVILGTWALQANGINAGPLPTALIAFVPAIIVTAIAAIVIDRTVFTFYRKRRSAPVVLVIASVGVMFMLSAIVRFIMGTDDRRFTDGERFLISARDFREMTGLDEGLAIQTTQALTVVVAIVTVTILFIFLRRSRTGKAMRAYSDNEDLALLSGINPDRVVLITWIIAATLATIAGALYGLDKGFRPFTYLQLLLPIFAAAIVGGIGQPIGAVVGGYIVAFSEVMLTYAYKRFLGHLLPENLAPDGLVQLLGTDYKFAVSFIILVVVLLIRPTGIFRGAVIK; via the coding sequence ATGTTTCCGGAAACGGTCGACATCCTCAACGCGCTGGTGCTGATGACGAACTTCGTGTTCGTGCCGGCGCTCGCCTATGGCAGCCAGCTCGCGCTCGGCGCGCTCGGCGTCACTCTCGTCTTCGGCATCTTGCGGTTCGCCAACTTCTCCCATGGCGACCTGATGGCGTTCGGCACGACCATGGTGATCCTTGGCACCTGGGCGCTGCAGGCCAATGGAATCAACGCCGGCCCGCTGCCGACCGCGCTGATCGCCTTCGTGCCGGCGATCATCGTGACCGCGATCGCCGCCATCGTCATCGACCGCACGGTGTTCACCTTCTACCGCAAGCGGCGCTCGGCGCCGGTCGTGCTCGTGATCGCCTCGGTCGGCGTGATGTTCATGCTGTCGGCGATCGTGCGCTTCATCATGGGCACCGACGACCGGCGCTTTACCGACGGCGAGCGCTTCCTGATCAGCGCGCGCGACTTCCGCGAGATGACAGGCCTCGACGAGGGGCTGGCGATCCAGACCACGCAGGCGCTGACCGTCGTCGTCGCGATCGTCACGGTGACGATCCTGTTCATCTTCCTGCGTCGGTCGCGCACCGGCAAGGCGATGCGCGCCTATTCGGACAATGAGGATCTGGCGCTCCTGTCGGGCATCAACCCGGACCGCGTCGTGCTGATCACCTGGATCATCGCCGCCACGCTGGCGACGATCGCCGGGGCGCTCTACGGGCTCGACAAGGGGTTCAGGCCGTTCACCTATCTGCAGCTGCTGCTGCCGATCTTTGCGGCGGCGATCGTCGGCGGCATCGGCCAGCCGATCGGCGCGGTGGTGGGCGGCTACATCGTCGCCTTCTCCGAGGTCATGCTGACCTATGCCTACAAGCGGTTCCTGGGCCATCTCCTGCCCGAGAACCTGGCGCCGGACGGGCTCGTCCAGCTTCTGGGCACCGACTACAAGTTCGCCGTCTCCTTCATCATCCTGGTGGTCGTGCTGCTGATCCGGCCGACCGGCATCTTCCGGGGAGCCGTGATCAAATGA
- a CDS encoding ABC transporter ATP-binding protein: MFLVGENMTGGYGGADIIKDCTIGVDKGEIAVIVGPNGAGKSTAMKAMLGMLAIRKGAVKLDGKDITALTPQARVGEGIAFVPQTSNVFTGMSVQENLEMGAYLRRDDIRPTMEQVFELFPILKEKRRQNAGELSGGQRQQVAVGRALMTRPSVLMLDEPTAGVSPIVMGELFDRIIEVRDTGLAVLMVEQNARQALEIADRGYVLVGGVNWREGTGEELLANAEVRKSFLGG, encoded by the coding sequence ATGTTCCTGGTCGGCGAGAACATGACCGGCGGCTATGGCGGCGCCGACATCATCAAGGACTGTACGATCGGCGTCGACAAGGGCGAGATCGCGGTGATCGTCGGCCCGAACGGCGCCGGCAAGTCGACCGCCATGAAGGCGATGCTGGGCATGCTCGCCATCCGCAAGGGCGCGGTGAAGCTCGACGGCAAGGACATCACGGCGCTGACGCCGCAGGCGCGCGTCGGCGAGGGCATCGCCTTCGTGCCGCAGACCAGCAATGTCTTCACCGGCATGAGCGTGCAGGAAAACCTCGAAATGGGCGCCTATCTGCGCCGCGACGACATCCGCCCCACCATGGAGCAGGTGTTCGAACTGTTCCCGATCCTGAAGGAAAAGCGCCGCCAGAACGCGGGCGAGTTGTCGGGCGGCCAGCGCCAGCAGGTCGCCGTCGGCCGGGCGCTGATGACGCGACCGTCCGTGCTGATGCTCGACGAGCCCACCGCCGGCGTCTCGCCGATCGTCATGGGCGAACTGTTCGACCGGATCATCGAGGTGCGCGACACCGGCCTTGCGGTGCTGATGGTCGAGCAGAACGCGCGCCAGGCGCTGGAGATCGCCGACCGGGGCTACGTGCTGGTCGGCGGGGTCAACTGGCGCGAGGGCACGGGCGAGGAACTGCTCGCCAATGCCGAAGTGCGCAAATCGTTTCTGGGAGGCTGA
- a CDS encoding ABC transporter ATP-binding protein — MITVESVYKQFGGVHAVENASLRIAKGSITGLIGPNGAGKTTLFNIIAGNLKPTSGRILLDGDDVTGLAPHELFEKGLLRTFQIAHEFSTLTVLENLMMVPGEQAGENLMNAWFSWGEVRQQEKAIRDRAMEVIEFLNLTHLTQELAGNLSGGQKKLVELGRTMMVDAKVVLLDEVGAGVNRTLLNEIGDAIIRLNRERGYTFCMIEHDMDFIGRLCDPVIVMAEGTVLAEGSADEVRNNEQVIEAYLGRGLKNAPRKPRLVAAEAGDEA, encoded by the coding sequence ATGATCACAGTTGAATCCGTCTACAAGCAGTTCGGCGGCGTGCACGCCGTCGAGAACGCGTCGCTGCGGATCGCCAAGGGTTCGATCACCGGCCTGATCGGACCGAACGGCGCCGGCAAGACGACCCTGTTCAACATCATCGCCGGCAACCTCAAGCCGACCAGCGGCCGCATCCTGCTCGACGGCGACGACGTGACCGGCCTTGCCCCGCACGAGCTGTTCGAAAAGGGCCTTCTGCGCACCTTCCAGATCGCGCACGAATTCTCGACGCTGACGGTTCTGGAGAACCTGATGATGGTGCCGGGCGAGCAGGCCGGCGAGAACCTGATGAACGCATGGTTCTCCTGGGGCGAGGTGCGCCAGCAGGAAAAGGCGATCCGCGACCGGGCGATGGAGGTGATCGAGTTCCTCAACCTGACCCATCTGACCCAGGAACTGGCCGGCAACCTGTCGGGCGGGCAGAAGAAGCTGGTCGAACTGGGCCGCACCATGATGGTCGACGCCAAGGTCGTGCTGCTCGACGAGGTCGGCGCCGGCGTCAACCGGACGCTGCTCAACGAGATCGGCGACGCGATCATCCGCCTCAACCGCGAGCGCGGCTACACGTTCTGCATGATCGAGCATGACATGGACTTCATCGGCCGGCTCTGCGATCCGGTGATCGTGATGGCCGAGGGCACCGTGCTGGCCGAGGGCTCGGCCGACGAGGTGCGCAACAACGAGCAGGTCATCGAGGCCTATCTTGGACGCGGGCTCAAGAACGCGCCGCGCAAGCCGCGCCTTGTCGCCGCCGAAGCCGGAGACGAGGCCTGA
- a CDS encoding glutathione S-transferase family protein, with protein sequence MSYLVHGSPISRMTRVTWMLEEIGAPYELVHARLGSRDLVGLSPSNKGPVLVDDGFVLTDSAAICLYLADKHAEAGFGPRDARERALMESWMLFALSEFEAVMWTKIKHRILLPEEMRLDVGPWLSREFERELKTLHRRLGDNEYAMGDRFTCVDVVLGHCGRWAMYARFPIDSERVAAYFERVLARPAYGRAVAAEEALAARGGADRTAPPAEPA encoded by the coding sequence ATGAGCTACCTCGTTCACGGTTCGCCGATCTCGCGGATGACGCGGGTCACCTGGATGCTCGAGGAGATCGGCGCGCCCTATGAGCTCGTCCATGCCCGCCTGGGCAGCCGCGACCTTGTCGGCCTTTCGCCGTCCAACAAGGGCCCGGTGCTTGTGGACGACGGTTTCGTTCTGACCGACAGCGCGGCGATCTGCCTTTATCTCGCCGACAAGCATGCCGAGGCCGGTTTCGGTCCGCGCGATGCGCGCGAACGGGCGCTGATGGAAAGCTGGATGCTGTTCGCGCTGTCCGAGTTCGAGGCGGTGATGTGGACCAAGATCAAGCACCGCATTCTGCTGCCCGAAGAGATGCGGCTCGATGTCGGACCCTGGCTTTCGCGGGAATTCGAACGCGAACTCAAGACCTTGCACCGGCGCCTGGGCGACAACGAATACGCGATGGGCGACCGGTTCACCTGCGTCGACGTGGTTCTTGGCCATTGCGGACGCTGGGCGATGTATGCCCGGTTCCCGATCGACAGCGAACGCGTCGCCGCCTATTTCGAGCGCGTCCTGGCCCGCCCCGCCTATGGCCGGGCGGTCGCCGCCGAGGAAGCGCTGGCCGCGCGCGGCGGCGCCGATCGCACCGCACCGCCGGCCGAACCCGCTTGA
- the proC gene encoding pyrroline-5-carboxylate reductase translates to MLRGWLATGTLKPQDVHVVEPLDALLLRADGQGVNTYSTAAALPGDLMPDIVIFAVKPQVIGDVIGDYLRFSQPGRGTTFVSVAAGVPIARFERELAPGAPVIRVMPNTPAAVGEGAMVMCANAHVTDRQRKTVERLMAASGEVTEIGDEALMDAVTAVSGSGPAYVFHLIEALTEAGKAVGLPDDIAGRLALQTVHGAARYAHQSGEDPGTLREQVTSPNGTTAAALGVLMRPDGLAALLEEAVRAARDRAIELGR, encoded by the coding sequence ATGCTGCGCGGATGGCTGGCGACCGGCACGCTCAAGCCGCAGGACGTCCATGTCGTCGAGCCGCTCGACGCGCTGCTGCTGCGGGCCGACGGCCAGGGCGTGAACACCTATTCGACGGCCGCCGCCCTGCCCGGCGATCTGATGCCCGACATCGTCATCTTCGCGGTCAAGCCGCAGGTGATCGGCGACGTGATCGGCGACTATCTGCGCTTTTCGCAGCCCGGCCGCGGGACGACCTTCGTCTCGGTCGCCGCCGGCGTTCCGATCGCCCGTTTCGAGCGGGAACTGGCGCCGGGCGCGCCGGTGATCCGGGTCATGCCGAACACGCCCGCGGCGGTCGGCGAAGGCGCCATGGTGATGTGCGCCAACGCCCATGTCACCGACCGCCAGCGCAAGACGGTCGAGCGGCTGATGGCGGCGAGCGGCGAGGTCACCGAAATCGGGGACGAGGCGCTGATGGACGCGGTCACCGCCGTGTCCGGCTCGGGGCCGGCCTACGTGTTCCACCTGATCGAGGCGCTGACCGAGGCGGGCAAGGCGGTCGGCCTGCCCGACGACATCGCCGGCCGGCTGGCGCTGCAGACCGTGCACGGCGCGGCGCGCTATGCCCACCAGAGCGGCGAGGACCCGGGCACGCTGCGCGAGCAGGTGACGAGCCCGAACGGCACGACCGCGGCGGCGCTCGGCGTGCTGATGCGGCCGGACGGGCTTGCAGCCCTTCTCGAAGAGGCGGTCCGGGCGGCGCGCGACCGCGCCATCGAGCTTGGCCGATGA
- a CDS encoding O-antigen ligase family protein has translation MSNTATLPTERRAAGFAITPEALRLLVAMAVLALMWISLRPFGAGGVSEGGETDFAREGMLISQIGYSAMAAVVLATVMTLVDRRLIARFVSVGWLAMFAIVGLSAFTGEADGVWRSVAFSLIVTALAGAVTLLPATARDFETALKTVSLVLLALCYGGLVVDPVSSIHQAFDLEAQHAGLWRGVFFHKNIAGPVMIMIGFGGIFLMRRRHFAAGTLIAALAFLFAFNAGSKTALALAPLVVAIVLVPALFGLRLVAAIGAVVAIAGAHALTVGTVFVPAFDAVLRTFSETTTFTGRTAIWDFAGDYVLARPWTGFGFDGFWGTPLLLATEQPFDRAWDPRGIVHGHNGFFDIVLFFGLPGLFMLIWLTVFAPAIDYVRAGRQTGNGPLADFFFMVIVFAVLTAALESFFFRRADPIWLTMIMALAGLRLCARMPLRS, from the coding sequence ATGAGCAATACCGCAACCCTGCCGACTGAGCGGCGCGCGGCCGGCTTCGCGATCACGCCGGAGGCGCTGCGGCTCCTGGTGGCGATGGCCGTTCTCGCCCTGATGTGGATTTCGCTGCGCCCGTTCGGCGCGGGCGGCGTGTCGGAGGGCGGCGAGACCGATTTCGCCCGCGAGGGGATGCTGATCAGCCAGATCGGCTATTCGGCGATGGCGGCGGTCGTGCTTGCGACCGTGATGACGCTGGTCGACCGCCGGCTGATCGCACGGTTCGTGTCGGTCGGCTGGCTCGCCATGTTCGCGATTGTCGGTCTGTCCGCCTTCACCGGAGAGGCCGACGGGGTCTGGCGGTCGGTCGCCTTCTCGCTGATCGTCACCGCGCTGGCGGGCGCCGTGACGCTGCTTCCGGCGACCGCGCGCGATTTCGAGACGGCGCTGAAGACCGTTTCGCTCGTGCTGCTGGCGCTCTGCTATGGCGGGCTGGTCGTCGATCCGGTCTCGTCCATCCACCAGGCCTTCGACCTCGAGGCGCAGCATGCCGGGCTCTGGCGCGGCGTCTTCTTTCACAAGAACATCGCCGGGCCGGTGATGATCATGATCGGCTTCGGCGGCATCTTCCTGATGCGGCGGCGCCATTTCGCGGCGGGCACGCTGATCGCCGCGCTGGCCTTCCTGTTCGCCTTCAACGCCGGCTCGAAGACCGCGCTGGCGCTGGCCCCGCTCGTCGTCGCGATCGTTCTCGTGCCGGCGCTCTTCGGCCTGCGCCTTGTGGCCGCGATCGGCGCGGTCGTCGCGATCGCCGGCGCCCACGCGCTGACCGTCGGCACGGTGTTCGTGCCGGCCTTCGACGCGGTCTTGCGCACCTTCTCGGAGACGACGACCTTCACCGGCCGCACCGCGATCTGGGACTTCGCCGGCGACTATGTGCTCGCCCGGCCGTGGACCGGGTTCGGTTTCGACGGTTTCTGGGGCACGCCGCTGCTGCTCGCCACCGAGCAGCCCTTCGACCGCGCCTGGGACCCGCGCGGCATCGTGCACGGGCACAACGGCTTCTTCGACATCGTGCTGTTCTTCGGCCTGCCGGGCCTGTTCATGCTGATCTGGCTGACCGTGTTCGCCCCGGCGATCGACTATGTCCGGGCCGGCCGGCAGACCGGCAACGGGCCGCTCGCCGACTTCTTCTTCATGGTGATCGTCTTCGCCGTGCTGACGGCGGCGCTCGAAAGCTTCTTCTTCCGCCGCGCCGATCCGATCTGGCTGACGATGATCATGGCACTGGCCGGCCTGAGGCTGTGCGCGCGGATGCCGCTGCGGTCCTGA
- a CDS encoding glycosyltransferase family 2 protein has protein sequence MKHGLADQISLVAQTPGLDPDAVEIVVTVPTFRRPEHLLRTLDSLAAQQTARRIAVIVIENEADERAGAAACGPKFAEGRYSGLVIVAHRRGNCHAYNAGWFTALTRFANLRYLAVIDDDEIAPADWIETMVATSQAHECALVGGPQWPVFEGRPRPGWTRHPVFVPHYRATGPVPALFSSGNLLIRRDVLETMDQPFLDPVFNFTGGGDADFLSRARSKGFAQAWCAEAGVHETVPENRVSRDWIRKRSLRNGQLSALIEHRRRAGQRFGRLVTIARTLALLAASPLRAAAGLARGGVVLNALYPVHVAAGRLLSEFGYANEQYRNPAD, from the coding sequence ATGAAACATGGACTGGCCGATCAGATCTCGCTCGTCGCGCAGACGCCCGGTCTCGATCCCGATGCGGTCGAAATCGTCGTCACCGTTCCGACCTTCCGCCGGCCCGAGCACCTGCTGCGCACGCTCGACAGCCTGGCCGCGCAGCAAACCGCGCGCCGCATCGCCGTCATCGTCATCGAGAACGAGGCCGACGAGCGCGCGGGCGCGGCCGCCTGCGGGCCGAAATTCGCCGAGGGTCGCTATTCGGGACTGGTGATCGTCGCCCACCGGCGCGGCAACTGTCATGCCTACAATGCCGGCTGGTTCACGGCGCTTACGCGGTTCGCCAATCTGCGCTATCTGGCCGTGATCGACGATGACGAGATCGCCCCGGCCGACTGGATCGAGACGATGGTGGCGACGTCGCAGGCCCATGAGTGCGCGCTGGTCGGCGGGCCGCAATGGCCGGTCTTCGAGGGTCGCCCCCGCCCCGGCTGGACCCGGCATCCGGTGTTCGTGCCGCACTACCGGGCGACCGGGCCGGTGCCGGCGCTCTTTTCATCGGGAAACCTCCTGATCCGGCGCGACGTGCTGGAGACGATGGACCAGCCCTTTCTGGACCCGGTCTTCAACTTCACCGGCGGTGGCGACGCGGACTTTTTGTCGCGCGCGCGCAGCAAAGGCTTCGCGCAGGCCTGGTGCGCCGAGGCGGGCGTGCACGAGACGGTTCCGGAAAACCGCGTCAGTCGCGACTGGATCCGGAAGCGGTCGCTGCGCAACGGCCAGCTCTCGGCGCTGATCGAGCACCGCCGCCGGGCCGGCCAGCGTTTCGGGCGCCTCGTGACCATCGCGCGCACGCTGGCGCTGCTGGCGGCTTCGCCGCTGCGTGCGGCCGCCGGTCTGGCGCGTGGCGGGGTGGTCCTCAACGCGCTCTACCCGGTCCATGTGGCGGCCGGGCGCCTTCTTTCCGAATTCGGCTATGCCAATGAGCAATACCGCAACCCTGCCGACTGA
- a CDS encoding glycosyltransferase, translated as MHLVFASSLVPSGPPASGFEIANAAIVDGLRRAGARVSHLGFQWPGSTLTEPDETISLGAIDPRTDTASTGRKLAWLFAAVRAGLPFAAAKLRIVDDRRVERALDEAGPVDAVIINGTGMGGAFERVLTGRPYLYVAHNVEHATAAEAARHATGPFGRAMYAREARLLRSLETRLVRGAAQTFTLTEEDRAELGLAGGDRARVLPLVMPRSAGTPGPRVPAFDIGMIGTWTWAPNRIGLEWFLQSVLPQLPETVTVAIAGQLPAGFPRRDKRVRFLGRVIDAAQFLRQCRVVALTARAGTGVQLKTIETFEAGLPAVATPSSVRGIADIPANARVVDEPAAFARALADHVVAHRTGALADADGDAFRAGQMARMDAAIADALAGIGAAVNRDDNREFSERPD; from the coding sequence ATGCATCTTGTCTTCGCGTCCTCCCTGGTCCCGTCCGGGCCGCCCGCCAGCGGCTTCGAGATCGCCAACGCGGCGATCGTGGACGGACTGCGCAGGGCGGGCGCGCGGGTGAGCCATCTGGGCTTTCAATGGCCCGGTTCGACGCTGACCGAACCGGACGAAACGATCAGCCTTGGCGCCATCGACCCGCGCACCGACACCGCGTCGACCGGCCGCAAGCTCGCATGGCTCTTTGCGGCGGTGCGCGCCGGCCTGCCGTTCGCGGCCGCCAAGCTGCGCATCGTCGACGACCGGCGCGTCGAACGCGCGCTCGACGAGGCCGGGCCGGTCGACGCCGTCATTATCAACGGCACCGGCATGGGCGGCGCGTTCGAGCGGGTGCTCACCGGCCGGCCCTACCTCTATGTCGCGCACAATGTCGAGCACGCCACCGCCGCCGAGGCGGCCAGGCACGCGACGGGGCCGTTCGGGCGCGCCATGTATGCGCGCGAGGCAAGGCTTCTGCGGTCTCTGGAGACGCGTCTGGTGCGCGGCGCCGCGCAGACCTTCACGCTGACCGAGGAGGATCGCGCCGAACTCGGCCTTGCGGGCGGCGACCGCGCGCGCGTGCTGCCGCTGGTGATGCCGCGATCCGCCGGGACGCCCGGACCCAGGGTGCCGGCCTTCGATATCGGCATGATCGGCACGTGGACGTGGGCGCCCAACCGGATCGGGCTGGAATGGTTCCTGCAGTCGGTCCTGCCGCAGCTGCCCGAAACCGTCACGGTCGCGATCGCGGGCCAGCTTCCGGCCGGCTTTCCGCGGCGCGACAAGCGCGTGCGGTTCCTGGGGCGGGTGATCGACGCCGCCCAGTTCCTGCGCCAGTGCCGCGTGGTCGCGCTGACCGCGCGCGCCGGCACCGGCGTCCAGCTCAAGACGATCGAGACCTTCGAGGCGGGCCTTCCCGCCGTCGCCACGCCTTCCTCGGTGCGCGGGATCGCCGACATTCCGGCCAACGCGCGCGTCGTCGACGAGCCCGCCGCGTTCGCGAGAGCACTTGCCGACCATGTCGTGGCGCATCGGACGGGAGCGCTCGCCGATGCCGATGGCGACGCGTTCCGTGCCGGCCAGATGGCGCGGATGGATGCCGCGATCGCCGACGCGCTCGCCGGCATCGGTGCAGCGGTTAACCGCGATGACAATCGTGAGTTTTCCGAGCGGCCCGATTAG
- a CDS encoding WecB/TagA/CpsF family glycosyltransferase, producing MTDIAATDTGCAGADKRDILGVDVCDITRGEAIERLHGEIARGVHRRVAFLNAHSANIAATDAEFRRTLSRFVVLSDGIGVDLAALMLYGRHFRANLNGTDFVPALLAGASGPLRVALFGATPGTAERAAAAFAAIDDRHEYRALAHGYIDAQEQGRMLDALAEWRPDILLVALGVPAQEKWIVRNIAPNHCTLALGVGALFDFVAGSVPRAPDWVRRVRMEWVYRLLLEPRRLWRRYLLGNPLFLARIVRQKAGHRPWDEDRA from the coding sequence ATGACAGACATCGCTGCTACCGATACGGGCTGCGCCGGCGCCGACAAGCGCGACATTCTCGGTGTCGACGTCTGCGACATCACGCGCGGCGAGGCGATCGAGCGGCTGCACGGCGAGATCGCCCGGGGCGTGCACCGGCGCGTCGCCTTTCTCAACGCCCACAGTGCCAACATCGCCGCCACCGACGCCGAGTTCCGGCGGACGCTGTCGCGTTTCGTCGTCCTGTCGGACGGCATCGGCGTCGATCTGGCGGCCCTGATGCTCTACGGGCGGCATTTCCGCGCCAATCTGAACGGCACCGATTTTGTGCCGGCGCTGCTGGCCGGCGCATCCGGTCCGCTTCGCGTCGCGCTCTTCGGGGCGACACCGGGCACCGCCGAACGGGCGGCCGCCGCCTTCGCCGCGATCGACGACCGGCACGAATACCGCGCGCTGGCGCACGGCTACATCGACGCCCAAGAGCAGGGCCGCATGCTCGATGCGCTCGCCGAATGGCGGCCCGACATCCTGCTGGTCGCGCTCGGCGTGCCGGCGCAGGAGAAGTGGATCGTCCGGAACATCGCGCCGAACCATTGCACGCTGGCGCTTGGCGTCGGCGCCCTGTTCGACTTCGTTGCGGGCTCGGTGCCGCGCGCGCCCGACTGGGTCCGCCGCGTCCGCATGGAATGGGTCTACCGGCTGCTGCTCGAGCCACGCCGGCTGTGGCGACGCTACCTGCTCGGCAACCCGCTCTTCCTGGCCCGGATCGTCCGCCAGAAGGCCGGACACCGGCCGTGGGACGAGGACCGCGCATGA